The following are encoded together in the Desulfococcus multivorans genome:
- a CDS encoding response regulator, whose amino-acid sequence MNIYTIILADDHVILRQGIRKIIEDENGLKVIDEVGDGLALLKTLKINTPDMVIVDISMPRIRGIEAVSEIKANYPNIKVLILSMHKSRQYLLQAVSVGADGYLLKEDTDDELFTAIKTIRKGKVYLSPSMTRGLTQTFIDACINGPDVNTEPLSVREKEVLKMVVEGYTCKDISELLHISLRTVQHHRANIHKKLRIKKMPDLVKYAMDNGYISMTD is encoded by the coding sequence ATGAACATTTACACCATCATTCTGGCGGATGACCATGTCATCCTGCGCCAGGGCATACGCAAAATCATCGAGGACGAAAACGGACTGAAGGTCATCGACGAGGTCGGAGACGGCCTGGCCTTGCTGAAAACCTTGAAAATCAACACGCCCGACATGGTGATCGTCGATATCTCCATGCCCAGGATCCGGGGTATCGAGGCCGTCAGCGAAATCAAGGCCAATTACCCCAATATCAAAGTGCTGATCCTCAGCATGCACAAATCCAGGCAATATCTGTTACAGGCCGTTTCCGTCGGCGCCGACGGGTATCTGCTGAAGGAAGATACGGACGACGAGCTTTTCACGGCCATCAAAACCATCCGCAAGGGAAAGGTCTATCTGTCCCCCAGTATGACCAGAGGCCTGACGCAAACCTTTATCGACGCCTGCATCAACGGACCGGATGTCAACACCGAGCCGCTGAGTGTCCGGGAAAAAGAGGTCCTCAAAATGGTTGTCGAAGGATATACCTGCAAAGATATATCGGAGCTGCTTCACATCAGCCTGCGGACGGTGCAGCACCATCGCGCCAACATTCATAAAAAACTCAGGATCAAGAAAATGCCGGATCTGGTGAAGTATGCCATGGACAACGGCTACATCTCGATGACGGACTGA
- a CDS encoding thioesterase family protein, whose protein sequence is MKETLKPGLTFEFHYKVPEDKTVPRLFPEFPEGQIMPNVFASGYMIGLFEFACIKAVKPHLDWPDEQTVGIGFQLNHTAATPPGFTVTVKVKLTAVEGKKLTFAIEAFDGIDRISRGTHERFVIDPVKFNAAVAEKRNKHIS, encoded by the coding sequence ATGAAAGAGACGCTCAAGCCCGGTTTGACATTCGAATTTCATTACAAGGTCCCTGAAGACAAAACAGTCCCTCGGCTCTTTCCCGAATTTCCGGAAGGTCAGATCATGCCGAATGTTTTTGCCTCGGGGTACATGATCGGCCTTTTCGAATTCGCCTGCATCAAGGCCGTCAAACCGCATCTGGACTGGCCCGACGAACAGACCGTCGGCATCGGCTTTCAGCTCAACCACACCGCCGCCACGCCGCCGGGATTCACGGTGACCGTCAAGGTGAAGCTGACGGCGGTTGAAGGCAAAAAGCTGACCTTTGCCATCGAAGCCTTTGACGGCATCGACCGGATATCCAGGGGCACGCATGAGCGGTTTGTCATCGATCCGGTGAAATTCAATGCCGCTGTGGCGGAAAAACGCAATAAACACATCTCATGA
- a CDS encoding c-type cytochrome, translating to MRRIILALFCALVATGCNDWRMWETPAVKPHEVPLLVMDGQTVPLADAEAVYRLTDGKALRSPVSAEDPEVLAAGEAGYQIYCAQCHGKYHDGNGTVGQSFEPLPTDLRSERVQFQTDGELFKTVSYGLVDGRQPALATTIAIPERWQIVAYVRSLGVR from the coding sequence ATGCGCCGGATTATTTTAGCCCTGTTCTGCGCGCTGGTTGCGACGGGATGCAACGACTGGCGCATGTGGGAAACACCGGCCGTCAAGCCCCACGAGGTCCCGCTGTTGGTCATGGATGGCCAGACCGTTCCCCTGGCGGATGCCGAGGCCGTTTACCGGCTTACGGACGGCAAGGCGCTCCGTTCCCCTGTTTCGGCTGAGGATCCGGAGGTTCTCGCGGCCGGTGAGGCGGGGTATCAGATCTATTGCGCCCAATGTCACGGTAAGTACCATGACGGCAACGGCACCGTCGGTCAGAGTTTCGAGCCCCTGCCGACCGATTTGAGAAGTGAACGGGTCCAGTTCCAGACGGACGGGGAACTTTTCAAGACCGTCAGCTATGGGCTTGTCGATGGCCGACAGCCTGCTTTGGCCACCACCATCGCCATTCCCGAGCGGTGGCAGATCGTCGCCTACGTCAGATCCCTGGGCGTACGCTGA
- a CDS encoding cbb3-type cytochrome oxidase assembly protein: MYYPYFISYIVLGFLITIPVFLWAVGSGQFRDQDRARFLPLEDDGDAAPVHLSRASRYEVGVLIFLVVTGLITSGSVVVFALTVAGR; the protein is encoded by the coding sequence GTGTATTATCCATACTTTATCAGCTACATCGTCCTGGGCTTCCTGATCACCATTCCCGTCTTCCTGTGGGCGGTTGGCAGCGGACAGTTCCGGGACCAGGATCGTGCACGGTTTCTGCCTCTGGAAGATGACGGAGACGCTGCCCCCGTCCACCTGTCCAGGGCAAGCCGATACGAAGTCGGGGTGCTGATTTTTCTCGTTGTCACCGGGTTGATTACGAGCGGAAGCGTCGTTGTCTTTGCCCTGACGGTCGCGGGGCGGTAG
- a CDS encoding sulfite exporter TauE/SafE family protein, with protein sequence MSATDMPAALLFFLSTGFAVGFGHCIGMCGPIVVAMSLQSPGKHHLLRHLLYNTGRITTYTLLGGIVGVSGSLTRLAAHTLGLQKAVMVGTGLMIIATGLAMAGWLPMGRLFPTTASDDGFVARGYRRLIRASRQPATCFPLGLLLGLLPCGPIYTALLSAARLAMENHNPIAGFLTGASAMCAFGLGTFPALIIVARMTSVRWIRSRALIYRIGAILITLFGGIFVFQGIRM encoded by the coding sequence ATGTCCGCTACTGATATGCCGGCAGCCCTGCTGTTTTTCCTCTCCACCGGTTTCGCGGTGGGATTCGGCCATTGCATCGGCATGTGCGGCCCTATTGTCGTCGCCATGAGTCTCCAGTCTCCGGGAAAACACCACCTTCTTCGCCATCTGCTCTACAACACCGGCCGCATCACCACTTACACCCTTCTCGGCGGCATCGTCGGGGTCTCCGGATCGTTGACCCGCCTTGCCGCCCATACCCTGGGGCTGCAAAAAGCGGTTATGGTGGGAACAGGCCTCATGATTATCGCCACCGGCCTCGCTATGGCCGGCTGGCTTCCCATGGGTCGCCTTTTTCCGACCACCGCCTCGGACGACGGTTTCGTCGCCCGGGGCTACAGGCGTCTGATCCGGGCATCCCGACAGCCCGCAACCTGTTTTCCGTTGGGTCTCCTGTTGGGGCTTCTGCCCTGCGGTCCGATCTACACCGCCCTGTTGTCGGCCGCACGACTTGCCATGGAAAACCACAACCCCATCGCCGGATTTCTGACGGGAGCCTCGGCCATGTGCGCATTCGGATTGGGAACCTTCCCCGCGCTGATAATCGTCGCCCGGATGACAAGCGTCCGATGGATCCGCTCCAGGGCCTTGATCTACCGTATCGGCGCGATCCTCATCACCCTGTTCGGAGGGATCTTCGTATTCCAGGGAATCCGGATGTAG
- a CDS encoding cbb3-type cytochrome c oxidase subunit I, with protein MEKIAMIPVSKILPEKNQTSLLFIMTSAFWMAVATFIGLLAATELIAPDLTRGMGWLVFGRLRPMHVNLVLFGFVTPGLLGAAFYYLPRLLKTELFSERLGMLTAGLWNLMVAAGALTLSAGFSQGREYAEFIWPVDMLIVTAMGLVLYNFVMTVKNREEKTLYVSVWYANAAIVLTGLTFALGNVIWRPTSGALTGIPDAIILWFYGHNIFGLLLTPLAAGVAYYVIPRACRNPLYSHTLSLLGFWSLIIVYTHVGTHHLLQVPVPTWLKVIGIVDSVGMVIPVMAFLINIWYTAKGRLGEVHADVSAKFVFTGTIMYFFVSIQGSMMALPDVQRITHFNNWVVGHAHIGVLGFAGMIALGGIYYVLPKVLDRPLYSRFLADLQYWLVLIGVTGFTVVLTIVGLIQGTAWLNGETVYRVLPELHVYYVIRASLGVMIFTGALIGLYNVLRTLFFNTGEAAS; from the coding sequence ATGGAGAAGATCGCAATGATTCCGGTTTCCAAGATTCTGCCCGAGAAAAATCAGACGTCCCTCCTGTTCATCATGACATCCGCATTCTGGATGGCGGTGGCCACCTTTATCGGTCTGCTGGCCGCAACGGAGCTCATTGCGCCGGATCTTACACGGGGCATGGGATGGCTCGTTTTCGGCCGGCTCAGACCCATGCACGTCAATCTGGTTCTCTTCGGGTTCGTTACTCCGGGGCTTCTCGGTGCGGCCTTCTACTACCTTCCCCGGCTTCTCAAGACCGAGCTCTTCAGCGAACGGCTCGGCATGCTGACGGCGGGTCTGTGGAACCTGATGGTGGCGGCGGGCGCCCTCACCCTGTCGGCGGGCTTCAGCCAGGGGCGTGAGTACGCGGAATTCATCTGGCCGGTGGACATGCTGATCGTGACCGCCATGGGCCTGGTGCTTTACAATTTTGTGATGACCGTCAAAAACCGGGAGGAAAAAACCTTGTATGTCTCGGTTTGGTACGCCAATGCGGCGATCGTCCTGACGGGCCTGACCTTTGCGTTGGGCAACGTGATCTGGCGCCCCACCTCCGGGGCGCTCACCGGCATCCCCGACGCCATCATTCTGTGGTTTTACGGTCACAACATCTTCGGGCTCCTTTTGACGCCGCTGGCGGCGGGGGTCGCCTATTACGTCATTCCCAGAGCCTGCCGAAACCCGCTATACAGTCACACCCTCTCTCTTCTGGGGTTCTGGTCGCTGATCATCGTCTACACCCATGTGGGAACCCATCATCTGCTCCAGGTGCCCGTACCCACCTGGCTCAAGGTCATCGGCATCGTCGACAGCGTCGGCATGGTCATTCCCGTCATGGCCTTTCTGATCAACATCTGGTACACGGCCAAGGGCCGTTTGGGGGAGGTGCATGCGGACGTTTCGGCCAAGTTCGTGTTTACCGGCACCATCATGTATTTTTTCGTGAGCATTCAAGGGTCCATGATGGCCCTTCCCGATGTCCAGCGGATCACGCATTTCAACAACTGGGTGGTGGGGCATGCGCACATCGGCGTATTGGGATTCGCAGGGATGATCGCCCTGGGGGGCATTTACTATGTGCTGCCCAAGGTTCTCGACAGACCGCTCTACAGTCGTTTCCTTGCCGATCTGCAGTACTGGCTGGTGCTGATCGGCGTGACCGGATTCACGGTGGTCCTCACGATCGTGGGGCTGATCCAGGGCACGGCATGGCTGAACGGAGAGACGGTCTACCGGGTGCTGCCGGAGCTTCACGTGTATTATGTCATCCGGGCCTCCCTTGGCGTGATGATATTCACCGGCGCGCTGATCGGTCTGTATAACGTCCTGAGAACCCTGTTTTTCAACACCGGAGAAGCTGCATCATGA
- a CDS encoding ABC transporter permease — protein MHWIERHRRLMDYTLSSLFRRKGRHLMLLATYTIVIFIPASAVFFAAALQDEANALLDGAPDITIQRIIAGRQVFVPVDYADRLHAIRGIRSARTRLWAYYVNPVNGSRYTIMVPPDFSYADDEIVVGEGVMRTWDAIEGRRLFFTAHDRSGILLNVVTTLETDTGLVSSDLILMSESSFRRVSGLPPGFAADIVVTVRNIREVPTIAAKITHILPETVPILKTDLLQTYQAAFDRRSGIAVVLFFGTLLAFLVFAGDRALAMSGEEIYEIGVLKALGWDTSDILSMKFWESAVMSLTAFTAGIVSAYLHTFQMSAPLFAGILKGWSVLYPRFDLPPKIDAGDVSLLFLMSVVPYTLATVIPAWRTATLPPDEALRSR, from the coding sequence ATGCATTGGATTGAGCGACATCGCCGCTTGATGGACTACACGCTGTCAAGCCTTTTCCGGCGGAAAGGACGGCACCTGATGCTGCTGGCGACCTACACGATCGTGATTTTCATCCCGGCGTCAGCCGTTTTTTTCGCCGCGGCATTGCAGGATGAGGCCAACGCACTGCTCGACGGCGCACCGGACATCACCATTCAGCGGATCATTGCCGGCCGTCAGGTCTTCGTACCGGTGGACTATGCCGATCGACTGCACGCCATTCGCGGTATACGATCGGCGAGAACCCGTCTTTGGGCCTACTATGTCAACCCCGTCAACGGATCCCGATACACCATCATGGTGCCGCCGGATTTTTCCTATGCGGATGACGAGATCGTGGTCGGTGAAGGCGTCATGCGAACCTGGGACGCCATCGAGGGGCGTCGTCTTTTTTTCACTGCCCATGACAGATCGGGGATCCTGTTGAATGTCGTCACCACCCTGGAAACGGATACAGGTCTGGTCTCATCGGATCTCATCCTCATGTCCGAGTCGAGCTTCAGACGCGTGTCCGGCCTCCCGCCGGGGTTTGCCGCGGACATCGTCGTTACGGTGCGCAACATTCGGGAGGTGCCGACCATCGCCGCCAAGATCACGCATATCCTCCCGGAAACCGTTCCGATATTGAAGACCGATCTCCTCCAGACCTACCAGGCAGCCTTCGACCGGCGAAGCGGCATCGCCGTCGTGCTCTTTTTCGGCACGCTTCTGGCCTTTTTGGTCTTCGCCGGAGACAGGGCGCTGGCCATGAGCGGTGAAGAAATATACGAAATCGGGGTCCTGAAAGCGTTGGGATGGGACACTTCGGATATCCTCTCCATGAAGTTCTGGGAGAGCGCCGTCATGTCGTTGACCGCTTTTACGGCAGGCATCGTGTCGGCCTATCTTCACACCTTTCAGATGTCGGCGCCGCTTTTCGCCGGTATCCTCAAGGGATGGTCCGTCCTCTACCCGAGGTTCGACCTGCCGCCGAAAATCGACGCCGGCGACGTCTCTCTCCTGTTTCTGATGAGCGTCGTCCCTTATACCCTGGCAACCGTCATTCCCGCATGGCGGACCGCAACGCTTCCGCCGGACGAAGCGCTGCGGAGCCGGTAA
- the cysK gene encoding cysteine synthase A: MTIYGNMQETIGGTPLVKLNRIAEGLAAALYAKLEFFNPLGSVKDRIAAAMIAAAESRGEIGRDTLIVEPTSGNTGIALAFICAAKGYRLCLTMPETMSIERRKLLKHLGAELVLSSGSKGMKGAIEAAGEIVSRHADAFMPDQFSNPANPDIHRRTTGEEIWRDTDGRVDIVVSGVGTGGTITGVAQAVKARKPSFQAVAVEPAESPVLSGGRPGPHKIQGIGAGFVPEVLDREIIDEVISVESDTAIETARQLAKMEGILCGISSGAAVSAALRVARRPESGGKVIVVVLPSTGERYISTELFLA, encoded by the coding sequence ATGACGATTTACGGGAATATGCAGGAGACGATCGGGGGAACCCCCCTGGTGAAGCTGAACCGAATAGCCGAAGGCCTCGCCGCCGCGCTTTATGCCAAGCTCGAATTTTTCAATCCGCTGGGGAGCGTAAAGGATCGCATCGCCGCAGCCATGATCGCGGCCGCGGAGTCCCGGGGAGAGATTGGGCGGGACACCCTCATTGTCGAGCCCACCAGCGGCAATACGGGAATCGCTCTGGCATTCATCTGTGCGGCCAAGGGATACCGGCTTTGCCTCACCATGCCTGAAACCATGAGTATCGAGCGCCGAAAGCTGCTGAAGCATCTCGGTGCCGAACTGGTTCTGAGCTCCGGATCGAAAGGGATGAAAGGCGCTATCGAAGCCGCCGGCGAGATCGTTTCCCGGCACGCCGATGCATTTATGCCGGATCAGTTCTCCAATCCCGCCAATCCCGATATTCATCGCAGGACCACCGGGGAGGAGATCTGGCGTGATACCGACGGACGGGTGGATATTGTGGTTTCAGGTGTGGGCACCGGCGGCACCATCACCGGTGTGGCCCAGGCCGTCAAAGCCCGGAAACCGTCATTCCAGGCCGTTGCCGTCGAGCCGGCGGAGTCCCCGGTGCTGTCCGGGGGAAGGCCGGGGCCCCACAAAATCCAGGGGATCGGCGCTGGATTTGTCCCCGAGGTGCTGGATCGGGAGATTATCGACGAGGTGATTTCCGTTGAAAGCGATACCGCTATCGAGACCGCCCGGCAGCTGGCAAAAATGGAGGGCATCCTTTGCGGCATTTCGTCGGGGGCTGCGGTGTCGGCTGCGCTTCGGGTGGCCCGTCGGCCCGAATCCGGAGGAAAGGTGATTGTGGTGGTTCTGCCGAGCACCGGGGAACGCTACATCAGTACCGAGCTTTTTCTGGCGTAG
- a CDS encoding heavy metal translocating P-type ATPase, whose amino-acid sequence MLTEARDASDGADPIPFQETELFKECRRMGIIPQAGDDPTAAPANAPETADTASKGSELSEDAADLLGLSFRVEGMWCPACAWLIDETLKKLPGVISPDTRFSTDTFQCRYHPVRTSPDQIRRHIEKLGYRPVDDHEGGASEHRREIYRFAVSAVFSVNVMMLSFALYSGFFTDLSKDAVTYLSWPVFILASVPFFYGGRRIHQKAWAGVRSAVFTMESLISIASGSAFAYSVYNLIQGSIHLYFDTASMLITLTLLGKMLERNARNHVSRDLANLFALKPTKVKRICDLYPKGRYVSVDMLQKTDMFLVEAGDIVPADGVVVSGEGLLDEASLTGEAAPIRKLPGHHIHSGTTVARGVFKVKTEAVGEDSTIGRIIRIIQRSLDEKTAFEGKTDRLLFVFVPLILGLALSTGAFWWMRGVGFETAMVRAITVMVISCPCALGIAIPLARVAGISVAGRNGILVKEFSCFEKAGGVDAVVFDKTGTLTEGRCELREVVSFEPFQRADALALAAGLEQASDHYLAVEIRRKCAEERISAATVSALKGHDNGVSGIWQGRRARIGALNFVPEAGNRDDDRRLQDDGLSRVYLAWGGRLVAVLRFGDRIRPGAKPTVLELQRRGFRVALISGDESRTALAVGRLVGIHESLGGMLPGDKAAFIRQLEAEGMQPAMIGDGINDAPALAAAYLSVAVHSGPYLGKDVADMTLMQSDPRRILTFFDLAVKVNRKILQNLICSGVYNVLSIPVAMAGILTPLVAVTAMLLSSLTVIGNTLLLVRRRT is encoded by the coding sequence ATGCTGACGGAGGCCCGAGACGCATCGGACGGCGCCGACCCCATCCCGTTTCAGGAAACCGAACTGTTCAAGGAATGCCGACGGATGGGGATTATCCCCCAGGCCGGGGACGACCCGACGGCAGCCCCGGCGAATGCACCGGAAACGGCGGATACGGCTTCGAAAGGGTCCGAACTGTCCGAAGATGCGGCGGATCTTCTTGGGCTTTCCTTCCGGGTGGAGGGGATGTGGTGCCCCGCCTGCGCCTGGCTCATCGATGAAACCCTCAAGAAACTGCCCGGCGTTATCTCCCCCGACACCCGCTTTTCCACCGATACCTTCCAGTGCCGATATCACCCCGTACGCACCTCGCCCGACCAGATTCGCCGCCATATCGAGAAACTCGGCTACCGGCCCGTGGACGATCACGAGGGCGGTGCATCGGAACACCGACGGGAAATTTACCGATTTGCCGTATCCGCTGTCTTTTCCGTGAATGTGATGATGCTCTCCTTTGCCCTTTATTCGGGATTTTTCACGGATCTGTCCAAAGACGCCGTAACCTATCTGTCATGGCCTGTTTTCATATTGGCGAGCGTCCCTTTTTTTTACGGGGGCCGGCGTATTCATCAAAAGGCGTGGGCGGGGGTGCGATCGGCCGTTTTCACCATGGAAAGCCTGATCAGTATCGCTTCGGGGAGCGCCTTTGCCTACAGCGTCTATAACCTGATCCAGGGGAGCATCCACCTCTATTTCGACACGGCGTCCATGCTGATCACCCTGACACTTCTGGGCAAGATGCTGGAGCGGAACGCCAGAAACCATGTTTCCAGGGATCTGGCGAATCTGTTCGCACTGAAACCCACAAAGGTGAAGCGGATCTGCGACCTGTATCCCAAGGGGCGGTATGTTTCCGTCGACATGCTCCAGAAGACGGATATGTTTCTTGTGGAGGCGGGCGACATCGTTCCCGCCGACGGCGTGGTGGTTTCGGGGGAGGGCCTTCTGGATGAAGCCTCCCTGACCGGAGAGGCCGCGCCGATTCGAAAATTGCCGGGACACCACATCCACAGCGGAACTACCGTAGCGCGGGGGGTTTTCAAGGTGAAGACCGAGGCCGTGGGGGAAGATTCGACCATCGGTCGGATTATCCGGATCATCCAGCGCAGCCTCGATGAAAAAACGGCTTTTGAAGGCAAAACCGACCGGCTTCTCTTTGTCTTTGTCCCGCTGATTCTGGGCCTGGCGCTGTCCACCGGTGCCTTCTGGTGGATGCGGGGGGTGGGATTTGAAACCGCCATGGTCCGGGCCATTACGGTAATGGTCATCTCATGTCCCTGTGCGCTGGGGATCGCAATCCCTCTGGCCAGGGTCGCCGGCATCTCCGTTGCCGGCAGAAACGGAATTCTGGTGAAGGAGTTTTCGTGCTTTGAGAAAGCCGGTGGAGTGGATGCCGTGGTGTTCGACAAGACCGGGACCTTGACCGAGGGGCGTTGCGAGCTGCGGGAGGTGGTGTCCTTCGAGCCGTTTCAACGGGCGGATGCTCTCGCCCTGGCGGCCGGGCTGGAGCAGGCGTCCGATCATTACCTGGCGGTGGAGATCCGTCGGAAATGTGCCGAGGAAAGGATCTCAGCCGCGACGGTTTCGGCCCTGAAGGGTCACGACAACGGGGTCTCCGGGATATGGCAAGGCCGGAGGGCGCGAATCGGCGCACTGAATTTCGTGCCCGAGGCCGGGAATCGGGATGACGACCGGCGCCTGCAGGACGACGGTTTGTCGCGGGTGTATCTGGCCTGGGGGGGGCGTCTTGTCGCCGTGTTGCGCTTTGGAGATCGGATTCGCCCCGGGGCGAAGCCGACTGTTCTGGAATTGCAGCGCCGGGGCTTTCGGGTCGCGCTGATCTCGGGGGACGAATCCCGGACAGCCTTGGCCGTCGGCCGTCTCGTCGGCATCCATGAAAGCCTCGGCGGCATGCTGCCCGGCGACAAGGCGGCGTTCATCCGGCAGCTCGAGGCGGAAGGTATGCAACCGGCGATGATCGGCGACGGGATCAACGATGCGCCGGCGCTGGCGGCGGCGTATCTTTCCGTGGCTGTTCATTCCGGTCCTTATCTTGGAAAGGATGTGGCCGACATGACCCTCATGCAAAGCGACCCGCGCCGGATTTTGACCTTTTTTGATCTCGCGGTGAAGGTCAATCGGAAGATTCTCCAGAACCTCATCTGCTCGGGCGTCTATAATGTGCTCAGCATTCCCGTCGCCATGGCGGGCATACTGACGCCGTTGGTGGCGGTAACGGCCATGCTGCTCAGCAGTCTCACGGTTATCGGCAACACGCTTCTTCTGGTGCGGCGGAGGACCTGA
- the epsC gene encoding serine O-acetyltransferase EpsC has protein sequence MEKDRHTQETSCRRDAGRSSSFRAHLPEIVDQIVRSCENRQCCHHTAYEPIPSRESVIEIVEGLRDVIFPGYFNRNRMDPVNLKYMLGQSVSGLYDMLAEQICRSIRHDCFRYEKPCMKCEEQGQEIALALFRSVPDIQAMLSADVAAAYEGDPAAASEDEIIFSYPGIFAIMVYRVAHRLFEFEVPLLPRIMTEYAHSITGIDIHPGAEIGTRFVIDHGTGVVIGETTVIGHNVRVYQGVTLGALSLPKDAGERLRGKKRHPTIEDDVIIYSGATILGGDTVIGRRCVIGGNVWLTASIPPDTRVLMEPPKLVYR, from the coding sequence ATGGAGAAAGACAGGCACACCCAAGAGACCTCATGCCGACGTGATGCCGGACGATCCTCGAGTTTTCGGGCGCATCTGCCGGAGATCGTCGATCAGATCGTCCGGTCTTGTGAAAACAGGCAATGCTGCCACCACACCGCTTACGAACCGATCCCATCGCGGGAATCGGTGATCGAGATCGTTGAAGGGTTGCGGGACGTGATTTTTCCCGGCTACTTCAATCGAAACCGGATGGATCCCGTCAATCTCAAATACATGCTCGGGCAGTCGGTTTCAGGGCTCTACGATATGCTCGCAGAGCAGATATGCCGGAGCATCCGGCATGACTGCTTCCGGTACGAAAAACCCTGCATGAAATGCGAGGAGCAGGGCCAGGAGATCGCTCTGGCCCTTTTCCGGTCGGTGCCGGACATCCAGGCGATGCTGTCTGCCGATGTGGCGGCGGCTTATGAGGGAGATCCCGCGGCCGCGAGCGAGGACGAAATCATTTTCAGCTACCCGGGGATTTTTGCCATTATGGTCTATCGCGTGGCCCACCGGCTGTTCGAGTTCGAGGTGCCCCTTCTGCCCCGTATCATGACCGAGTATGCCCACAGCATCACCGGAATCGACATCCATCCGGGCGCTGAAATCGGAACGCGATTCGTCATCGATCACGGCACCGGCGTGGTCATTGGCGAGACCACCGTGATCGGGCACAACGTCCGTGTCTACCAGGGCGTGACGCTGGGGGCGCTCTCCCTGCCCAAGGATGCGGGGGAGCGACTTCGGGGAAAGAAGCGGCATCCCACGATCGAAGACGACGTGATCATCTATTCCGGCGCCACCATACTCGGGGGCGATACGGTGATCGGACGCCGCTGCGTGATCGGGGGCAATGTCTGGCTCACGGCGTCGATTCCTCCGGACACCAGGGTGTTGATGGAGCCGCCCAAGCTCGTTTACCGATAG
- a CDS encoding cbb3-type cytochrome c oxidase subunit II, translating to MKMTPRVVLIGSVAILTTIVLIMIVTPYFTVDRTPSEIFRSRSEIEAAGRELYIANGCVYCHSQSIRTIDWGHGAERIAQAGDYVGDHPILLGSQRTGPDLSQEGGEHPDDWHLAHFMNPRFTRPLSIMPAFDYLGRKNIDLLITYKQSLGFKEADDRMTRQREWKEKLISAYESGPVENVAFLHAQVPEGWRNIPNPYPTSAAGLARGHKIYQDFCIGCHGPVGDGMGPAQPFLYPPPLNFTLLKDRGVTGGILYYQIMNGIAGSAMPYFKKELESEKIWDVGNFVAVYFINQSDANTPPRGIDAAYEPIVP from the coding sequence ATGAAGATGACCCCAAGAGTCGTTCTCATCGGTTCCGTCGCGATACTGACGACCATCGTTCTGATCATGATCGTCACCCCTTACTTCACGGTGGACCGCACGCCTTCCGAGATCTTCCGATCCCGTTCGGAGATCGAGGCCGCCGGTCGGGAGCTGTACATCGCCAACGGGTGCGTCTACTGCCACAGCCAGTCGATCCGCACCATCGACTGGGGGCACGGCGCCGAGCGGATCGCCCAGGCAGGGGACTATGTGGGCGATCATCCGATCCTGCTCGGCTCTCAGCGTACGGGGCCCGATCTTTCCCAGGAGGGCGGGGAACATCCCGACGACTGGCACCTGGCCCATTTCATGAACCCCCGTTTCACGCGGCCGCTTTCCATTATGCCCGCATTCGATTATCTGGGTCGGAAGAACATCGATCTGCTGATCACCTACAAGCAGAGTCTGGGGTTCAAGGAGGCGGACGATCGGATGACGCGTCAGCGGGAATGGAAGGAAAAACTGATCTCCGCCTACGAGTCCGGTCCGGTGGAAAACGTGGCGTTCCTTCATGCCCAGGTCCCCGAAGGGTGGCGCAACATCCCCAATCCCTATCCGACGAGTGCCGCCGGTTTGGCCCGCGGACACAAGATCTACCAGGACTTCTGCATCGGCTGTCATGGCCCGGTGGGGGACGGGATGGGACCGGCACAGCCCTTCCTCTATCCGCCGCCGCTTAATTTCACCCTGCTCAAAGATCGTGGGGTCACCGGCGGTATCCTCTACTACCAGATCATGAACGGGATTGCAGGTTCGGCCATGCCCTACTTCAAAAAAGAACTGGAATCCGAGAAGATCTGGGATGTGGGTAATTTCGTTGCGGTCTATTTTATCAACCAGAGCGATGCCAACACACCGCCCAGAGGCATCGACGCCGCCTACGAACCCATTGTGCCGTAA